A section of the Marinoscillum sp. 108 genome encodes:
- a CDS encoding phytanoyl-CoA dioxygenase family protein has translation MEKVVRQPFRNPAYQAKFEQDGYVIFDLLSDAQLNHIRQHVESTPLPDTKGYGFNVAMDSESLSLRKEIHHFLIDFMHPISAEILIDREPYSTSYMIKEANSGLVPAHQDWSYTHEEQHASIMCWVALDDVDLENGAMAFIPGSHQLFDYKRVFPFPYAKTPVERFKLELMSYLQIEPMKAGQVVFFNNKTIHGSFPNNQPKRRYAFCMSFSVTNEPILHFQFSDPQNLNQITEYEVGNDFFVIHNNETLTKTLLHEHGNLKDGTLKKSEPYYLPELNWESLESMLHERGIYRSEILQERLRQFLNKQS, from the coding sequence ATGGAAAAAGTAGTTAGACAACCTTTCAGGAACCCTGCATATCAAGCCAAATTCGAACAGGATGGTTATGTCATATTTGACTTATTGTCAGACGCACAATTGAACCACATCAGACAGCATGTGGAAAGCACCCCTCTGCCGGACACCAAAGGTTATGGATTCAATGTGGCCATGGACAGCGAGAGTCTTAGCCTCAGAAAAGAGATTCATCATTTCCTGATCGACTTTATGCATCCAATCTCTGCCGAGATTTTAATCGACCGGGAACCCTACTCCACCTCGTATATGATCAAAGAGGCCAATAGTGGCCTGGTACCGGCGCATCAGGATTGGAGCTACACCCATGAAGAGCAACACGCCTCCATCATGTGCTGGGTAGCCCTGGACGATGTGGATCTAGAGAATGGTGCCATGGCATTTATCCCGGGTAGCCACCAGCTTTTTGACTATAAAAGAGTGTTCCCCTTTCCATATGCCAAAACCCCCGTAGAACGGTTCAAACTTGAGCTAATGTCTTACCTCCAAATAGAACCCATGAAAGCTGGACAAGTGGTTTTTTTTAACAACAAGACCATACACGGATCATTCCCTAATAATCAACCCAAGCGGAGATATGCTTTTTGCATGAGCTTTTCGGTAACCAATGAGCCAATATTGCATTTCCAATTTTCAGATCCTCAAAACCTGAATCAGATCACCGAATATGAAGTGGGAAATGACTTTTTTGTAATACACAACAACGAAACTCTCACGAAGACGCTCCTCCACGAGCATGGAAACCTGAAAGATGGGACCTTGAAAAAATCGGAACCTTACTACCTTCCGGAACTCAACTGGGAGTCTTTAGAAAGCATGCTTCATGAACGAGGAATATACCGCTCTGAAATACTACAGGAAAGATTGAGACAGTTTTTAAATAAGCAATCATGA
- a CDS encoding ABC transporter permease, whose amino-acid sequence MNTTRITALNYTTREYFKQIYKHRHIIRSLVRRDLKIKYSQSVLGWTWAFIQPLTALIIYSIFFRYVFDFQFDKYPYALYVLSGILPWHMFSQNLHQSSGVLLSEQELIRKIAFPKFILLLAKSFVSLIELGFGLVLLLTYLAIQSGITWNILLLPCIVLINLLISMIIPIWISQLSVKKRDLLHLVPYLVNFGIWLTPIFYTIENTPKLLSTIIYANPMTGITMTYRWVLFGDPFPLEALISPTLCIGVLLLPGIVLFKNFDKKIVDHI is encoded by the coding sequence ATGAATACCACACGCATCACTGCCCTAAATTACACAACGCGTGAATACTTCAAACAAATTTATAAACACCGACATATCATAAGGTCGCTGGTAAGACGTGACCTGAAAATCAAATATTCCCAATCCGTACTTGGCTGGACTTGGGCATTCATACAGCCCTTAACAGCACTGATCATCTATTCCATTTTCTTCAGATATGTCTTCGACTTTCAGTTTGACAAATACCCTTACGCACTTTATGTACTCTCCGGTATTCTTCCCTGGCACATGTTTAGCCAAAACCTGCACCAATCCTCCGGAGTACTACTCAGTGAGCAAGAGTTAATTAGAAAAATCGCCTTCCCTAAGTTCATTTTATTGCTAGCGAAAAGCTTCGTGAGCCTCATAGAATTAGGCTTTGGCCTGGTCCTTCTACTTACTTACCTGGCCATCCAATCAGGAATCACCTGGAACATCCTTTTACTTCCTTGTATCGTACTCATAAACCTACTGATCAGCATGATTATCCCAATTTGGATTAGTCAGCTTTCGGTAAAAAAAAGGGATCTGCTGCACCTCGTCCCATATCTGGTTAATTTTGGAATTTGGCTAACTCCTATTTTCTACACCATCGAAAACACGCCCAAATTGCTCTCCACAATCATCTATGCCAATCCTATGACTGGCATAACCATGACCTATCGGTGGGTACTATTCGGAGATCCTTTCCCTCTGGAGGCTCTTATTTCGCCCACCTTATGTATTGGTGTACTGTTGCTCCCCGGGATTGTTTTGTTTAAGAATTTTGATAAAAAAATAGTAGATCACATCTAA
- a CDS encoding ABC transporter ATP-binding protein — protein sequence MLEVNHLSKSYNRSEVLNNVSFKLLSGDIVGILGENGSGKSTLLKIISGIVAPTAGDVRYVGQLSSLLEIGSGIQPDLTGEENYYLKGELLGLSRPDLKNRIGELNQFTELAPWMNHPVKHYSDGMYMRLAFGIALTLEADIYLFDEILAVGDTKFQQKCFETIINLSQKGKIIVLVSHNITELERYCNRFIWLKKGEVREQSDSPQVLDRYLRDQLMGSDPNKILPWQHASLAFSQLSITNEQGEQRLTNTNEIWFAAEFQILKPLSVFNVTMHIQDHSGLPIFSISTSTSAGWIHEKKPQNVKLSTFVESGFLNAGTYTVSFYIQIESRVFQLRNLFFLGVSQSESDTQSHLFSGKIRTNFQWKQL from the coding sequence ATGTTGGAGGTAAACCATTTATCTAAGTCTTACAACCGTTCGGAAGTATTGAATAACGTCAGCTTCAAGCTACTGTCAGGAGATATTGTGGGCATCCTTGGTGAAAATGGTTCCGGTAAGTCAACTTTGTTAAAAATCATATCAGGTATTGTGGCACCTACTGCTGGAGATGTCCGCTACGTGGGTCAGCTTTCCAGCCTACTGGAAATAGGCAGTGGCATACAACCAGACCTCACCGGGGAGGAAAATTACTACCTCAAAGGAGAACTTCTTGGACTCAGTCGTCCAGACCTAAAGAACAGAATCGGTGAGCTCAACCAATTTACGGAGCTCGCTCCCTGGATGAACCACCCGGTAAAACACTATAGCGATGGTATGTATATGCGACTGGCATTCGGGATAGCCCTCACCCTGGAAGCAGATATCTACCTCTTTGATGAGATCCTGGCCGTAGGCGATACCAAATTTCAGCAGAAATGCTTCGAAACAATCATCAACCTCTCCCAGAAAGGAAAAATCATCGTGCTGGTGAGCCACAACATCACAGAGCTGGAACGATACTGTAACAGATTCATTTGGCTCAAGAAAGGGGAAGTGAGAGAACAGTCTGATAGCCCTCAGGTTTTGGACAGGTACCTCAGAGATCAACTCATGGGGAGCGACCCAAACAAGATACTGCCATGGCAGCACGCAAGTCTGGCCTTTAGCCAGCTGAGCATCACCAATGAACAAGGGGAGCAAAGGCTTACAAACACCAATGAGATCTGGTTCGCAGCAGAATTTCAAATACTGAAACCCCTCTCAGTTTTCAACGTGACCATGCACATACAGGACCATTCGGGCTTGCCTATTTTTTCTATATCCACAAGCACATCCGCAGGTTGGATACACGAAAAAAAACCACAGAACGTAAAATTGAGCACATTCGTCGAATCAGGTTTCCTTAATGCCGGTACATATACCGTATCTTTCTACATCCAAATAGAAAGCCGTGTATTTCAGCTCAGAAATCTCTTTTTTCTGGGTGTGTCTCAATCAGAATCAGATACGCAATCACATCTATTCAGTGGGAAAATCAGAACGAATTTTCAATGGAAGCAGCTATAA
- a CDS encoding GNAT family N-acetyltransferase: MKISGEMVELRRLRINDLEMVRRWRTSDAIRSRMEYQGEITPEMQHNWFSTINNSVNYFFIIHVHDQAIGLIQLQNINFEDSVAESGLFIGEPSFWGSPAPFAASLPLLDFGINLMGIREISAKVSAVNQQAIDYNKHLGFTIDHSLGGGFLKMSISKSRFDKAIHNQKAFDRFKNTYTLLGFDQPGVSQGIFIRQSLSPSV; this comes from the coding sequence ATGAAGATATCAGGGGAAATGGTCGAATTAAGGAGATTGCGCATAAATGACCTGGAGATGGTCCGCCGTTGGAGAACGAGTGATGCTATCCGGTCACGAATGGAGTATCAGGGAGAAATCACTCCTGAAATGCAACATAACTGGTTCAGTACGATAAACAATAGTGTCAACTATTTCTTCATCATACATGTCCACGATCAAGCCATTGGGCTTATTCAGCTTCAAAATATAAATTTCGAAGATTCGGTAGCTGAAAGTGGACTCTTCATAGGCGAACCTTCTTTCTGGGGCTCACCTGCTCCCTTTGCCGCCTCATTACCTTTGCTAGATTTTGGGATCAATCTGATGGGCATCCGTGAGATTTCAGCTAAAGTGTCTGCCGTGAATCAGCAGGCCATTGATTATAACAAGCACCTCGGCTTTACGATAGATCATTCCTTAGGTGGAGGTTTTTTGAAAATGAGCATCTCCAAAAGCCGTTTTGACAAGGCCATTCACAATCAAAAGGCCTTTGATCGTTTCAAAAACACCTATACCCTCTTGGGATTTGATCAACCTGGGGTTTCCCAGGGTATCTTTATCCGACAATCTCTCTCACCATCTGTCTAG
- a CDS encoding phytanoyl-CoA dioxygenase family protein, translating to MNPIFKDKKLDERLTTHGYLKIPLLTPALTQSLLDLYHSSVRGEEVKNSQYGLYVTLEEFDTEKSLEIENQVEQLISDQLDRYFEPYKTHLGGYLIKNPDPNGYTYPHQDWTFVDHNHYRSVTVWIALMPITQKNSTLGFARNSMTTFTHPVGTPVTIMKSGTTGHEFTVYEYLDFIDIQPGEAFVFDNRIVHAATPNTSQHSRIAYALTLSPPSAPLLHYLYARNEAGEDDLIKLAVDKAFFHDYTIEHADDLYERNELPKGYRVLSREKPTWSPMPSSALETYLTENQLQRNGLCISHHHTNPTTEKTSLTARIKQWISWKK from the coding sequence ATGAATCCAATTTTCAAAGACAAAAAACTAGATGAGCGATTAACCACTCATGGTTATCTGAAAATCCCCCTGCTTACTCCAGCGCTGACCCAAAGCCTACTTGATCTTTATCACAGTAGTGTCCGAGGTGAAGAGGTGAAAAACTCCCAATATGGCCTTTATGTTACTTTGGAGGAATTTGATACTGAAAAAAGCCTGGAGATCGAAAACCAGGTAGAACAACTGATCTCGGACCAACTGGATCGGTATTTTGAACCCTACAAAACCCATCTGGGCGGGTACCTGATTAAAAATCCTGACCCCAATGGTTATACATACCCACATCAGGACTGGACATTTGTAGATCACAATCATTACCGATCTGTCACCGTCTGGATAGCATTAATGCCTATTACTCAAAAAAATAGTACCCTGGGCTTTGCCAGGAACAGTATGACCACATTCACCCATCCCGTAGGCACCCCGGTGACCATCATGAAATCGGGTACCACCGGACATGAATTTACGGTATACGAGTATTTGGATTTTATAGACATACAGCCTGGTGAAGCCTTTGTTTTTGACAATAGAATCGTACACGCGGCCACTCCAAACACCAGTCAGCATTCACGCATAGCTTATGCACTCACACTATCACCCCCATCAGCTCCGCTATTGCATTATCTCTATGCGAGAAATGAAGCCGGTGAGGACGACCTGATAAAGTTGGCGGTGGACAAGGCCTTCTTCCACGACTACACCATTGAACATGCCGACGATCTGTACGAAAGAAATGAACTCCCTAAGGGATATAGAGTATTGAGCCGTGAAAAACCGACCTGGAGCCCAATGCCATCCAGTGCCTTAGAAACTTATCTGACTGAAAATCAACTCCAAAGGAATGGGTTGTGCATATCACACCATCATACCAACCCAACAACAGAAAAAACATCACTCACAGCACGGATAAAGCAGTGGATCTCATGGAAAAAGTAG
- a CDS encoding phytanoyl-CoA dioxygenase family protein, with the protein MEAAIKPPVFLNADIQHSFEESGFVKLPLLEDQEVQHLVKFADEVLHQPRPVIGFAEKLSYYISIFDNNADHKLTVNNLIGQLVQSKLSNILVDYETFYSNFMIKYPNNGFLECHQDFNLVDESIYTAFNLWCPLIDTHEQNGGLSFIPGSHKITNLYRGPNMPFSFTTYNDQLIKKGIPLPVKAGECVIFDHKTIHFSTPNQSNQIRYAVQSVLKPMEAESLLYLYDSHREQAIAKKITTQFTIESGFWSEKTAELPTLHTRPYANPQLQDDVQALIRG; encoded by the coding sequence ATGGAAGCAGCTATAAAACCGCCAGTATTTTTAAATGCAGACATCCAACACTCCTTTGAGGAATCAGGCTTTGTGAAGCTTCCACTATTGGAGGATCAGGAGGTGCAGCACCTGGTCAAATTTGCTGATGAAGTACTTCATCAGCCAAGACCAGTGATCGGATTTGCCGAAAAGCTGAGCTATTACATTTCCATTTTTGATAATAACGCTGACCACAAGCTAACCGTCAATAACCTGATCGGTCAACTGGTACAGTCTAAACTGAGTAATATTCTGGTGGACTATGAGACCTTCTACAGCAACTTCATGATCAAATACCCCAACAATGGTTTTCTGGAATGCCATCAGGATTTCAATCTGGTAGATGAATCGATCTACACAGCTTTCAATCTATGGTGTCCACTCATTGATACCCATGAGCAAAATGGTGGCCTTTCATTCATTCCGGGAAGTCACAAAATCACCAACCTCTACAGGGGCCCCAACATGCCCTTTTCATTCACTACCTATAATGATCAGCTGATCAAAAAAGGGATTCCACTCCCAGTAAAGGCAGGTGAATGCGTGATTTTTGACCATAAGACTATCCATTTTTCCACGCCCAATCAAAGTAACCAAATACGCTATGCCGTACAGTCCGTGCTAAAGCCTATGGAGGCCGAATCATTACTCTACCTGTATGACTCCCACCGTGAACAGGCTATTGCTAAGAAGATCACAACCCAGTTCACAATTGAATCCGGATTTTGGTCTGAAAAGACCGCCGAATTACCTACGCTGCATACCCGACCCTACGCCAACCCTCAACTTCAGGATGATGTACAAGCACTAATACGAGGCTAA